The following are from one region of the Neurospora crassa OR74A linkage group III, whole genome shotgun sequence genome:
- the ssp-1 gene encoding peptidyl-prolyl cis-trans isomerase ssp-1 — protein MSNTIETGLPEDWEVRHSQSKNLPYYFNSATKTSRWEPPSGTDVDKLKIYMAKYHSPTSQQQQQQQQQQPQGKIRCAHLLVKHNQSRRPSSWRESEITRTKQEALTTLQGFEQRIKSGSISLGELALTESDCSSARKRGDLGYFGRGDMQKEFEDAAFALKPGEISGIVDTASGLHLIERLE, from the exons ATGTCCAAC ACCATCGAGACCGGTCTCCCCGAAGACTGGGAAGTCCGCCACTCGCAATCCAAGAACCTGCCCTACTACTTCAACAGCGCCACCAAGACCTCTCGCTGGGAGCCACCCTCGGGCACCGACGTCGACAAGCTCAAGATCTACATGGCCAAGTACCACTCGCCCACGagtcaacagcagcaacaacaacagcagcaacaaccacagGGAAAGATCAGGTGTGCGCATTTGCTGGTCAAGCACAACCAGAGCAGGAGGCCCAGTTCTTGGCGCGAG TCCGAGATTACCCGCACCAAGCAAGAAGCCCTCACTACCCTGCAAGGATTCGAACAGCGCATCAAGTCCGGCTCCATTTCCCTCGGCGAGCTGGCCCTGACCGAGTCCGACTGCTCCTCTGCTCGGAAGCGGGGTGACCTCGGCTACTTTGGACGCGGCGACATGCAAAAGGAGTTTGAGGATGCCGCTTTTGCGTTGAAGCCTGGCGAGATCAGCGGCATCGTGGACACGGCTAGTGGGTTGCATTTGATTGAACG GCTCGAGTAG